Proteins encoded together in one Lathyrus oleraceus cultivar Zhongwan6 chromosome 5, CAAS_Psat_ZW6_1.0, whole genome shotgun sequence window:
- the LOC127081934 gene encoding spermidine hydroxycinnamoyl transferase-like: TVLIDEPTPNGYLWLSDLDQVVRLSHLPLVLIYKPKQNPENVIETLKNSLSKILVHYYPIAGRYSYTKGGRVELNLNAKGAVLAEAETTKTVDDYGDFSPYESTGELIPKIDYNQPIEDIPLFLVQVTRFSDKDEASAFAIGIAYSHPLSDGAAFNKLLNSWAKIARELKPPQFILGRSDANIERNKSMRAELLKLTAEQVEKLKKKANEFDIPKGPVHTKICLAVNQSQI; the protein is encoded by the coding sequence AACCAACTCCAAATGGTTATTTGTGGCTCTCTGATTTAGATCAGGTTGTGCGTCTAAGCCACCTACCACTTGTTTTAATTTACAAACCGAAACAGAACCCAGAGAATGTCATCGAAACCTTGAAAAACTCTCTCAGCAAGATTCTTGTTCATTACTATCCTATCGCTGGTCGTTATTCTTATACAAAAGGTGGTCGAGTTGAATTGAATCTCAATGCAAAAGGAGCTGTTTTGGCAGAAGCTGAAACAACAAAAACAGTTGATGATTATGGTGACTTTTCACCTTATGAATCTACCGGAGAGCTTATTCCAAAAATCGATTATAATCAACCCATAGAAGACATTCCATTGTTTCTTGTTCAAGTCACACGATTCTCAGACAAAGATGAAGCTTCTGCGTTCGCTATCGGAATTGCTTATTCTCACCCTTTATCCGATGGTGCTGCTTTTAACAAATTGTTAAATTCATGGGCCAAAATAGCAAGAGAGTTAAAGCCACCACAATTCATTCTTGGAAGATCTGACGCAAATATTGAAAGAAACAAGAGTATGAGAGCTGAATTATTGAAACTCACAGCAGAACAAGTTGAAAAGTTGAAGAAAAAGGCTAATGAATTTGATATTCCAAAAGGGCCAGTTCACACCAAAATCTGCCTTGCTGTAAACCAAAGCCAAATATGA